The Molothrus aeneus isolate 106 chromosome 30, BPBGC_Maene_1.0, whole genome shotgun sequence genome contains a region encoding:
- the APOF gene encoding apolipoprotein F, which produces PPPSASAMPQVLLFLPLLILSHAMAASIISPGLAGGDRALLAGLAEPIPPRAPGLPCQSLHPHHLPGFSRLPALPRGLARAALTLALLKAGCAPQAEAETLELARDVGTATAAALLRGLARVPGTPTPRPLALLLLRLALSPGGSACADPPVPGTEPPLNRDSAEPTPPPSREKRELPRVQPCGGAVRRRRREDEDACSPAGEREAHRVLEWVPGVSIFYNLGTSVYFAFQGCEATASTRALEAAEDLGYAGLAALTGGLGGPVAMGVQLGLQPGLKAGVRALIGYFTSAGEPSPVPTAHSGAVVIV; this is translated from the coding sequence CCACCTCCCAGCGCCTCCGCCATGCCCCAGGTtctgctcttcctccctctcctcatcctcagccATGCCATGGCTGCGTCCATCATCAGCCCCGGGCTGGCTGGTGGTGACCGGGCGCTGCTGgcggggctggcagagcccatcCCGCCGCGGGCACCGGGGCTACCGTGCCAAAGCCTTCATCCTCATCACCTCCCCGGCTTCTCCCGGCTGCCAGCGCTGCCCCGCGGGCTGGCCCGTGCTGCCCTGACCTTGGCACTGCTCAAAGCCGGCTGTGCCCCCCAGGCTGAGGCCGAGACGCTGGAGCTGGCACGGGATGTGGGCACCGCCACGGCCGCGGCGCTGCTGCGGGGGCTGGCGCGGGTACCGGGCACCCCAACCCCGCGGCCgctggcgctgctgctgctccggCTGGCGCTGAGCCCGGGGGGCTCTGCCTGtgcggatccccccgtgccaGGCACGGAGCCGCCTCTGAACCGGGACAGCGCGGAGCCCACGCCACCGCCGAGCCGGGAAAAACGGGAATTGCCGCGGGTCCAACCGTGCGGCGGCGCCGTGCGGCGGCGCCGGCGGGAGGATGAGGATGCCTGCAGCCCGGCGGGGGAACGGGAAGCGCACCGGGTGCTGGAATGGGTACCGGGAGTCAGCATCTTCTACAACCTCGGCACCAGCGTCTACTTCGCCTTCCAGGGCTGTGAAGCCACGGCGTCCACTCGAGCGCTGGAAGCCGCCGAGGATTTGGGTTATGCCGGGCTGGCGGCGCTCACCGGCGGTTTGGGGGGTCCGGTGGCCATGggggtgcagctggggctgcagccggGCCTCAAGGCCGGTGTGAGGGCGCTCATCGGGTATTTCACCTCGGCCGGGGAGCCCTCGCCGGTGCCCACCGCGCACAGCGGCGCTGTGGTCATCGTCTGA
- the STAT2 gene encoding signal transducer and activator of transcription 2 produces the protein MAQWQEVQGLANTYLEQVHQLYAGSALPMAVRQSLAAWIESQNWRQAAEPLCSHARMLFHSLLVLLGERLGSLGSDREDFMLKHNLRKAHRDLQAEFEEKPERFANLVANLLQEERRILRLGQAEGQAGSAPAPSPAPESGREQQIQRRLAEFHTALQEAERAFRHLEDLQDAFDFCFKVHYQPGEERNRDPGYLQELQSLQAKLQNLDRQRREVLAQMQQLLGRSETLQELLQQELGGWRVRQQHLCLGASADTNLRPLETWFTELGQGLFQLRQLLRALGDLRQKVTYARDPLVAETPLLEQRLQEQLTHLLKSAFVVEQQPSTPNAGKRPLVLRTAGKFSSRARLLVRLHDRNHRMEARIHIDRDPPNIKGFRRFNILTSSSKTLLAGDSPQEGLVCDFQYLTLKEQKDSRAGKGKGASGEGPLVVTEELHLITFTLAYAYCGLELELEATTLPFVIISNNNQFSSAWASILWFNMLSSDPKAQQFFSSPPPAPWPRLAEVLSWQFQSVAERGLSRDNLLMLAKKLLGSKPSPDSTVAWHKFSKDGASGFSFWAWLDGILGLLQEHLKQLWKNGLILGFVSRKQEEKLLKSKRTGTFLLRFSESVLGGVTFTWVEHHETGSPTFHAVEPYTASELVSLALPDIIRDYHMSLEEKNPENPLKFLYPNIPRDEAFGPYYSQRLEGNLSESQKYLNRRLIRVSSRPPNRRQTEEELLVATENLETLQLQPRGQGTPGDLGTPQGVATSPGMPRVTPGILGTLQGVTVSPGTLQVTPENLGTLQGVTVSPGTLQVTPENLGTLQGVTVSPGTLQVTPENLGTLQGVTVSPGTLQVTPENLGTLQGVTVSPGTLRVTPGNLGTPQTLQMVATSPEMPQVTPGNLGTFQGMATSPGTPRVTLGNLGTPQVMATGLGTLQPQPQSLEPPQVTSGVPNLQGTLQVAPGAVGSVQVLPGGLQVASGDLGTLQGTAEPPRVPEEQGTLPAELRDLELLPGGQDMQELLLQGGQDMQELLEGLEPPSGTLGTLGTLGVAELMPDVVATLEDSLEESLEENFQLSPGSAALLAQHDPFLPQPEDSALPSVPSLFTDLPPLHIDASDFQ, from the exons ATGGCGCAGtggcaggaggtgcagggctTGGCCAACACTTACCTGGAGCAGGTGCACCAGCTGTACGCGGGCTCGGCGCTGCCCATGGCCGTGCGCCAGTCCTTGGCTGCCTGGATCGAGAGCCAGAACTG GCGCCAGGCAGCGGAGCCGCTCTGCTCGCACGCCCGCATGCTGTTCCACTCCTTACTGGTCTTACTGGGAGAGcgcctgggcagcctgggctcgGACCGCGAGGATTTCATGCTGAAGCACAACCTCCGCAAGGCTCACCGCGACCTCCAG gctgagTTCGAGGAGAAGCCGGAGAGATTCGCCAACCTGGTGGCcaacctgctgcaggaggagcggCGGATCCTGCGCCTTGGGCAGGCCGAGGGGCAG GCGGGGTCGGCCCCCgcgcccagcccagccccggagAGCGGGCGGGAGCAGCAGATCCAGCGGCGCTTGGCTGAGttccacacagccctgcag GAAGCCGAACGAGCCTTCAGGCACCTGGAGGATTTGCAGGATGCCTTCGACTTCTGCTTCAAGGTGCACTACCAGCCAG GTGAGGAGAGGAACCGGGACCCCGGGTACCTCCAGGAGCTCCAATCCCTCCAAGCCAAACTGCAGAACCTGGACCGGCAGCGGCGG GAGGTGCTGGCTCAAATGCAGCAGCTTTTGGGGCGCAGTGAgaccctgcaggagctgctgcagcaggaattggGGGGCTGGAGGGTGCGGCAGCAGCACCTGTGCCTGGGGGCCTCTGCCGACACCAACCTGCGCCCGCTGGAGACCTG GTTCACGGAGTTGGGCCAGGGGTTGTTCCAGCTGCGGCAGCTGCTGCGGGCGCTGGGGGACCTGCGACAAAAGGTGACCTACGCCAGGGACCCGCTGGTGGCAGAGACgcccctgctggagcagaggctgcaggagcagctcacgCACCTGCTCAAGAG cGCCTTCGTggtggagcagcagcccagcacccCCAACGCCGGGAAGCGGCCCCTGGTGCTCCGAACCGCCGGGAAGTTCTCGAGCCGGGCCCGCCTGCTGGTGAGGCTGCACGACCGCAACCACCGCATGGAGGCCCGGATCCACATCGACAG GGACCCTCCCAACATCAAAGG GTTCCGCCGGTTCAACATCCTGACATCGAGCAGCAAAACGCTCCTGGCCGGGGACAgtccccaggaggggctggtcTGCGACTTCCAGTACCTC ACCCTGAAGGAGCAgaaggacagcagggctggcaaggGCAAAGGTGCCAGCGGCGAG GGTCCCCTGGTTGTGACAGAGGAGCTGCACCTCATCACCTTCACGCTGGCTTACGCCTACTgcgggctggagctggagctggag gccACCACGCTGCCCTTTGTCATCATCTCCAACAACAACCAGTTCTCCAGTGCCTGGGCCTCCATCCTCTGGTTCAACATGCTCAGCTCTGACCCCAAG gcccagcagTTCTTCTCGTccccgcccccagccccgtggCCCCGGCTGGCCGAGGTGCTGAGCTGGCAGTTCCAGAGCGTGGCCGAGCGGGGCCTCAGCCGGGACAACCTCCTGATGCTGGCCAAGAAACTCCTGG GCTCAAAGCCGTCACCGGACAGCACCGTGGCCTGGCACAAGTTCTCAAAG GATGGAGCCTCCGGTTTCTCCTTCTGGGCCTGGCTGGACGGgatcctggggctgctccaggagcaccTCAAGCAGCTCTGGAAGAACGG ACTCATCCTGGGCTTCGTGAGCCGCAAGCAGGAGGAGAAACTGCTCAAGTCCAAGAGGACGGGGACGTTCCTGCTGCGCTTCAGCGAGAGCGTCCTGGGTGGTGTCACCTTCACGTGGGTGGAGCACCACGAGACAG GGTCCCCCACTTTCCACGCCGTGGAACCCTACACAGCCTCGGAGCTGgtgtccctggccctgcccgACATCATCCGTGACTACCACATGAGCCTGGAGGAGAAGAATCCAGAGAACCCCCTCAAGTTCCTGTACCCCAACATCCCCCGGGACGAGGCTTTCGGGCCCTACTACAGCCAGAGGCTGGAGG GGAACCTGAGCGAGTCCCAGAAGTACCTGAACCGGCGCCTCATCCGTGTGTCCTCCAG GCCGCCCAACCGGCGTCAGAccgaggaggagctgctggtggccaCGGAGAACCTGGAGacgctgcagctgcagccccgagggcaggggacacctggggacctggggacacctcagggGGTGGCCACGAGCCCAGGGATGCCACGGGTCACCCCTGGGATCCTGGGGACACTTCAAGGGGTGACCGTGAGTCCAGGCACACTTCAGGTCACCCCTGAGAATTTGGGGACACTTCAAGGGGTGACCGTGAGTCCAGGGACACTTCAGGTCACCCCTGAGAATTTGGGGACACTTCAAGGGGTGACCGTGAGTCCAGGGACACTTCAGGTCACCCCTGAGAATTTGGGGACACTTCAAGGGGTGACCGTGAGTCCAGGGACACTTCAGGTCACCCCTGAGAATTTGGGGACACTTCAAGGGGTGACCGTGAGTCCAGGGACACTTCGGGTCACCCCTGGGAACTTGGGGACACCTCAGACTCTGCAGATGGTGGCCACGAGCCCAGAGATGCCACAGGTCACCCCTGGGAACTTGGGGACATTTCAAGGAATGGCCACGAGCCCAGGGACACCACGGGTCACCCTTgggaacctggggacacctcaggTGATGGCCACAGGCCTGGGGACACTACAACCACAACCCCAAAGCCTGGAGCCACCACAGGTGACATCAGGAGTCCCCAACCTccaggggacactgcaggtggcaccaggagctgtggggagcgtgcaggtgctgcctggggggctgcaggtggcCTCAGGGGActtggggacactgcaggggacAGCGGAGCCACCGCGGGTCCCCGAGGAgcaggggacactgccagcagagctgagggacctggagctgctgccagggggacaggacatgcaggagctgctgctgcaggggggaCAGGacatgcaggagctgctggaggggctggagccaccctcggggaccttggggacattggggacactgggagtgGCCGAGCTGATGCCGGACGTGGTGGCAACCTTGGAGGACAGCTTGGAGGAGAGCTTGGAGGAGAACTTCCAGCTGAGCCCTG GCAGCGCGGCTCTCCTGGCCCAGCACGATCCGTTCCTGCCGCAGCCCGAGGACTCGGCCCTGCCCTCGGTGCCCTCCCTGTTCACCGACCTCCCCCCGCTGCACATCGACGCCAGCGACTTCCAGTGA